One segment of Streptomyces sp. NBC_00576 DNA contains the following:
- a CDS encoding CinA family protein: MSSTAVDVVRLLTVRGETLAVAESLTGGLVAAEITSVPGASKAFRGAVTAYATELKHQVLGVDATLLATRGAVDPQVAAQMAAGARRILGADWGIATTGVAGPEPQDGQPVGTVFVAVDGPFGADSGAEGGGKVAALRLNGSRAEIRMESVRSVLALLLEEIAGEQTGNERAQDTEQNGGT, encoded by the coding sequence GTGAGTTCCACGGCCGTCGACGTGGTGAGACTACTGACAGTGAGGGGTGAGACGCTCGCTGTTGCGGAGTCCCTCACGGGCGGTCTGGTTGCGGCGGAGATCACATCGGTGCCCGGAGCCTCCAAAGCGTTCCGGGGTGCGGTGACGGCCTACGCGACCGAACTGAAGCATCAGGTGCTTGGCGTCGACGCCACTCTGCTGGCCACCCGAGGAGCGGTGGATCCGCAGGTCGCGGCCCAGATGGCGGCCGGAGCCCGCAGGATTCTCGGCGCCGACTGGGGCATCGCGACGACCGGTGTCGCCGGCCCGGAACCGCAGGACGGACAGCCTGTCGGGACGGTTTTCGTGGCCGTGGACGGCCCTTTCGGAGCGGACTCCGGCGCCGAAGGTGGCGGAAAAGTGGCGGCCCTGCGGTTGAACGGCTCCCGGGCGGAAATTCGTATGGAGAGTGTACGGAGCGTACTCGCACTCCTCCTGGAGGAGATCGCGGGCGAACAGACCGGGAACGAGCGGGCACAGGATACGGAACAGAACGGGGGGACCTGA
- the pgsA gene encoding CDP-diacylglycerol--glycerol-3-phosphate 3-phosphatidyltransferase, with amino-acid sequence MTGVPASAAGGSSSARNAKSVPGAVGVPGAMGATGAVDSSAAPGSSGSAAESGISGAHVDSLDSGDQGGAKAVRGGKLGAAAVNQASLWNIANILTMIRLLLVPGFVALMLADGGYDPAWRSLAWAAFAVAMITDIFDGHLARTYDLVTDFGKIADPIADKAIMGAALICLSALGDLPWWVTGVILGRELGITLLRFVVIRYGVIPASRGGKLKTLTQGVAVGMYVLALTGPLATLRFWVMAAAVVLTVVTGFDYVRQAIVLRNQGIAEREAASVEAER; translated from the coding sequence ATGACCGGAGTCCCGGCATCCGCAGCGGGCGGCTCCTCCAGCGCGCGGAACGCCAAGAGCGTGCCGGGTGCGGTGGGTGTGCCGGGCGCGATGGGTGCCACCGGGGCGGTCGACTCCTCGGCAGCCCCTGGCTCCTCCGGCTCCGCTGCGGAATCCGGCATCTCCGGGGCCCATGTCGACTCTCTGGATTCTGGTGATCAGGGGGGTGCGAAGGCGGTGCGTGGCGGGAAGTTGGGGGCCGCGGCCGTCAATCAGGCCAGCCTCTGGAACATCGCGAACATTCTTACGATGATCCGCCTGCTGCTTGTGCCGGGTTTCGTGGCCCTGATGCTGGCGGACGGCGGATACGACCCGGCGTGGCGGTCGCTCGCCTGGGCAGCTTTCGCCGTCGCCATGATCACCGACATCTTCGACGGCCACCTCGCGCGTACGTACGACCTCGTCACCGACTTCGGGAAGATCGCCGATCCCATCGCCGACAAGGCGATCATGGGGGCGGCGCTGATCTGCCTCTCCGCGCTCGGCGATCTGCCGTGGTGGGTGACCGGTGTGATCCTCGGGCGTGAGCTCGGGATCACCCTGTTGCGCTTCGTCGTGATCCGCTACGGCGTGATCCCCGCGAGCCGTGGCGGCAAGCTGAAGACGCTTACGCAGGGCGTGGCCGTCGGGATGTACGTGTTGGCGCTGACGGGTCCGCTGGCGACCCTGAGGTTCTGGGTGATGGCCGCTGCGGTCGTACTGACCGTGGTGACCGGGTTCGACTATGTAAGACAGGCCATTGTGCTGCGCAACCAGGGAATCGCCGAGCGCGAGGCCGCGTCGGTGGAGGCGGAACGGTGA